From the genome of Amycolatopsis sp. NBC_01488, one region includes:
- a CDS encoding IclR family transcriptional regulator — translation MGDSSEVPALRRGLAVLRLLATRPGPVTAAAIAREAGLPRSTTYHLLSELEAAGFVVHLPAERRYGLGIAAFELGSAYLRHDPLERLAGPLLRKLVDRVGHTAHLGVLHGNESLYLIKERPARPETLVTEVGVRLPAQLTASGRAILRHLPAPHVRALFPSATAFVLRTGRGPRTLAELRRTLTAERRLGWSVEDGHVTEGFASVAAPVFDHGARPLAAISVTLRHHCTAEPCAETWPQLAAEVAATAAELTSRIGGHPG, via the coding sequence ATGGGCGACAGCAGCGAGGTGCCGGCGCTGCGCCGCGGCCTCGCGGTGCTGCGCCTGCTGGCGACGCGCCCGGGACCGGTGACCGCGGCGGCGATCGCGCGGGAGGCGGGTCTTCCCCGGTCGACGACGTACCACCTGCTCAGCGAGCTGGAGGCGGCCGGGTTCGTCGTCCACCTGCCCGCGGAACGGCGGTACGGCCTCGGCATCGCGGCCTTCGAGCTGGGGTCGGCCTACCTGCGCCACGACCCGCTCGAGCGCCTGGCCGGGCCGTTGCTGCGCAAGCTCGTCGACCGCGTCGGTCACACCGCGCACCTGGGCGTGCTGCACGGCAACGAGTCGCTGTACCTGATCAAGGAGCGCCCGGCGCGGCCGGAGACGCTGGTGACCGAGGTCGGCGTCCGGCTGCCGGCCCAGCTGACCGCGTCCGGCCGCGCGATCCTGCGGCACCTGCCCGCGCCGCACGTCCGGGCGTTGTTCCCCTCGGCGACGGCGTTCGTGCTCCGCACCGGTCGCGGTCCGCGCACGCTCGCCGAGCTGCGCCGGACGTTGACGGCCGAGCGGCGGCTGGGCTGGTCGGTCGAGGACGGCCACGTCACCGAGGGGTTCGCGTCGGTGGCGGCCCCGGTGTTCGACCACGGCGCCCGCCCGCTGGCGGCGATCAGCGTGACCCTGCGCCACCACTGCACCGCCGAGCCGTGCGCGGAGACGTGGCCGCAACTGGCGGCCGAGGTGGCGGCGACGGCGGCCGAGCTGACCAGCCGGATCGGCGGCCACCCGGGCTGA
- a CDS encoding diguanylate cyclase: MAPRHWALWRQGPRVIGYCLLSEAAAVVLTLRPYPVAVDRRTLLILAVLLVLGVVQSETGRRVERIRRRVSGTPHINMTSVWTFAGVLLLPPRLLALLVCGLYVHLAVRSWYRLQRVPTSRTISNAAIILLSCYAAQAVLRVSGAPDVRAAFVRGWPGTFAIAAAGVTFFVVNALLVLPARREIGRTPEALFGTWSDNGLEVATLCLGALNAVALAMLPGLVVLVLPPLLLLHRTVLVKQLEVAAHRDEKTGLYNTSGWHALAERTLAAAARQHSTFGLLMLDLDHFKQVNDTYGHLAGDAVLRAVAEAIISAVRGRGDAVGRFGGEEFVVLLPGIAHPDIGAVAERIRRAVAALTVPVGQLSIRGLSTSIGMAVYPQAGTSLQRLLDAADTALYHAKATGRNKVVHVADLV, translated from the coding sequence GTGGCACCGCGGCACTGGGCGCTGTGGCGCCAGGGTCCGCGAGTGATCGGGTACTGCCTCCTGAGCGAGGCGGCGGCGGTGGTCCTGACGCTGCGCCCGTACCCGGTGGCGGTGGATCGCCGCACGCTCTTGATCCTGGCGGTGCTGCTGGTCCTCGGCGTGGTCCAGTCGGAGACGGGCCGCCGGGTCGAGCGCATCCGGCGCCGGGTGTCGGGGACCCCGCACATCAACATGACGTCGGTCTGGACGTTCGCCGGCGTGCTGCTGCTCCCGCCCCGGCTGCTGGCGCTCCTGGTGTGCGGCCTGTACGTGCACCTGGCGGTCCGCAGCTGGTACCGCCTGCAGCGGGTGCCGACGTCCCGGACGATCAGCAACGCGGCCATCATCCTGCTTTCGTGTTACGCCGCCCAGGCGGTGCTGCGGGTCTCGGGCGCTCCGGACGTCCGCGCGGCGTTCGTCCGCGGCTGGCCCGGAACGTTCGCGATCGCGGCCGCGGGCGTGACGTTCTTCGTGGTGAACGCCCTGCTGGTGCTCCCGGCCCGCCGCGAGATCGGCCGCACGCCGGAGGCGTTGTTCGGCACGTGGTCGGACAACGGCCTGGAGGTGGCGACGCTCTGCCTGGGCGCGTTGAACGCCGTGGCCCTGGCGATGTTGCCGGGCCTGGTGGTGCTGGTGCTCCCGCCGTTGCTGCTGCTGCACCGGACGGTGCTGGTGAAGCAGCTGGAGGTGGCGGCCCACCGCGACGAGAAGACGGGCCTGTACAACACGAGCGGCTGGCACGCGCTGGCGGAACGGACGCTGGCGGCAGCCGCACGTCAGCATTCGACGTTCGGCTTGCTGATGCTGGACTTGGACCACTTCAAGCAGGTCAACGACACGTACGGCCACCTCGCGGGCGACGCGGTGTTGCGAGCGGTCGCCGAGGCGATCATCTCGGCGGTCCGAGGCCGCGGCGACGCGGTCGGCCGGTTCGGCGGCGAGGAGTTCGTGGTGCTGCTGCCGGGCATCGCCCACCCGGACATCGGAGCGGTGGCGGAGCGCATCCGCAGGGCCGTGGCGGCGCTGACGGTCCCGGTGGGCCAGCTCTCGATCAGGGGCCTGTCGACGTCGATCGGCATGGCGGTGTACCCGCAGGCGGGAACCTCGCTGCAGCGCCTACTCGACGCAGCGGATACGGCGCTGTACCACGCGAAGGCGACGGGCCGGAACAAGGTGGTCCACGTAGCGGACCTGGTCTGA
- the hutH gene encoding histidine ammonia-lyase → MPEKVLLGSEPLTAAQVVDVVRGHAPVVLTDAAEKNLAATRRHIEELAHAVTPTYGVSTGFGALATRHIPVESRTALQRSLIRSHAAGAGPAVETEVVRGLMLLRLRTLASGYTGVRPGTAQALAALLNAGITPIVHEYGSLGCSGDLAPLAAVALALMGEGDVVHNGVTKPAGEALKEAGIEPVVLAEKEGLALTNGTDGMLGMLLLAAADLHRLFDIADLTAAMSVEALLGTDRAFAADLQALRPHPGQATSAARMWQALQGSKIVESHRGPDCNRVQDAYSLRCAPQVHGAARDSLAHAELVGERELMSAVDNPVVLADGRVESNGNFHGAPVAYVLDFLAIPVADVASIAERRTDRMLDKARSHGLPPFLAHDPGVDSGHMIAQYTQAAIVSELKRLAVPASVDSIPSSAMQEDHVSMGWSAARKLRKAVDGLTTVLAIELLTAARALDFRAPLEPSPVTGAVRDLLRTKVAGPGPDRHLAPEIAAAEELVRSGAVLDAARLEV, encoded by the coding sequence ATGCCGGAAAAAGTGCTCCTGGGCTCGGAACCCCTGACCGCCGCCCAGGTCGTCGACGTCGTCCGCGGCCACGCGCCCGTCGTGCTCACGGACGCCGCCGAGAAGAACCTCGCCGCGACCCGCCGGCACATCGAGGAGCTCGCCCACGCGGTCACGCCCACCTACGGCGTCTCGACCGGCTTCGGCGCGCTCGCCACCCGCCACATCCCCGTCGAGAGCCGGACCGCGTTGCAGCGCAGCCTGATCCGCTCGCACGCCGCCGGGGCCGGGCCCGCCGTCGAGACCGAGGTCGTGCGCGGGCTGATGCTGCTGCGGCTGCGGACGCTGGCCAGCGGCTACACGGGGGTCCGCCCGGGCACCGCGCAAGCGCTTGCGGCCCTGCTCAACGCCGGCATCACGCCGATCGTCCACGAGTACGGCTCGCTCGGGTGCAGTGGCGACCTCGCGCCGCTGGCCGCCGTCGCGCTCGCGTTGATGGGCGAAGGCGACGTGGTCCACAACGGCGTCACGAAACCGGCGGGAGAAGCGCTGAAGGAAGCGGGGATCGAACCCGTCGTCCTCGCCGAAAAGGAGGGCCTCGCGCTCACCAACGGCACCGACGGCATGCTCGGCATGCTCCTGCTCGCCGCCGCCGACCTGCACCGGCTCTTCGACATCGCCGACCTGACGGCCGCGATGAGCGTCGAGGCGCTGCTCGGCACCGACCGCGCCTTCGCCGCCGACCTGCAGGCGCTGCGCCCGCACCCCGGGCAGGCGACGTCCGCGGCGAGGATGTGGCAAGCGCTGCAGGGCTCGAAGATCGTCGAGAGCCACCGCGGTCCGGACTGCAACCGCGTCCAGGACGCCTACTCGCTGCGCTGCGCCCCGCAGGTCCACGGCGCGGCGCGCGACAGCCTCGCGCACGCCGAACTCGTCGGCGAACGCGAGCTGATGTCCGCTGTGGACAATCCGGTCGTCCTCGCCGACGGCCGCGTCGAGTCCAACGGCAACTTCCACGGCGCGCCGGTCGCGTACGTGCTGGACTTCCTGGCCATCCCGGTCGCCGACGTCGCCAGCATCGCCGAGCGCCGCACCGACCGGATGCTCGACAAGGCCCGCTCGCACGGCCTGCCGCCGTTCCTCGCGCACGACCCGGGTGTCGACTCCGGCCACATGATCGCGCAGTACACGCAGGCCGCGATCGTCAGCGAGCTCAAGCGGCTCGCCGTGCCCGCGTCCGTCGACTCCATCCCGAGCAGCGCCATGCAGGAGGACCACGTCTCCATGGGCTGGTCGGCCGCGCGCAAGCTGCGCAAGGCCGTCGACGGCCTGACCACCGTCCTGGCCATCGAGCTGCTGACAGCCGCCCGGGCGCTCGACTTCCGGGCGCCGCTCGAACCGTCGCCGGTCACCGGCGCGGTTCGCGACCTGCTTCGCACGAAGGTCGCGGGCCCTGGCCCCGACCGGCACCTGGCGCCGGAGATCGCGGCCGCCGAAGAACTCGTCCGCTCCGGCGCCGTCCTCGACGCCGCCCGTCTGGAGGTCTGA
- a CDS encoding MFS transporter has product MDDARVTRVGFGAVLAVAEFRAMWAAELLSICGDQLARVALAVLVYQRTSSAALTGLTYALTYVPSLLGGILLAGAGDRWPRRDVMVAADVARAALVAVIAIPGVPLWVLCVLVAVMTALGGPFKAAQQALLPSVLEGERYLVGMALRNVTIQGAQLAGFAGGGLLIAALAPSAALALDAVTFVLSAVFLLAGVRRRAAVARAVRPAWLSTTSAGIRLIWRDPALRTLVALNWLAGFYVVPEALAAPYAAGIGAGATLVGLLMAADPAGSVLGGVVFGKWIPERVQVRVLGWLGIAAGLPLVVFVFRPGLVPAVALLAASGLLATGYNIQGTVSFMRRVPDEHRAQCAGVNSAGLITVQGVGAAVAGALADVLSPAHTIAVAGAAGAAVAVPIARAWRRVGLEEP; this is encoded by the coding sequence ATGGACGACGCACGGGTGACGAGGGTGGGGTTCGGCGCGGTACTGGCCGTGGCCGAGTTCCGCGCGATGTGGGCCGCCGAGCTGCTGTCCATCTGCGGCGACCAGCTCGCCCGCGTCGCGCTCGCGGTCCTCGTCTACCAGCGGACGTCGTCGGCGGCCCTGACCGGTCTGACCTACGCCCTGACGTACGTGCCCTCGCTGCTCGGCGGGATCCTCCTGGCCGGCGCGGGTGACCGGTGGCCGCGGCGCGACGTGATGGTCGCGGCCGACGTGGCCCGCGCCGCGCTCGTCGCCGTCATCGCGATTCCCGGCGTCCCGCTGTGGGTGCTGTGCGTGCTGGTCGCGGTGATGACGGCGCTGGGCGGCCCGTTCAAGGCGGCGCAGCAGGCGTTGCTGCCGTCGGTGCTCGAAGGCGAGCGGTACCTGGTCGGGATGGCCCTGCGGAACGTGACGATCCAGGGCGCGCAGCTGGCCGGGTTCGCGGGCGGCGGGCTGCTGATCGCCGCGCTGGCGCCGTCCGCGGCGCTGGCGCTGGACGCGGTGACGTTCGTGCTCTCGGCGGTGTTCCTCCTCGCGGGCGTCCGGCGCCGGGCGGCGGTCGCGCGGGCGGTCCGGCCGGCCTGGCTGTCGACGACGTCGGCCGGGATCCGGCTGATCTGGCGCGACCCGGCGTTGCGCACGCTGGTGGCGCTGAACTGGCTGGCCGGGTTCTACGTCGTGCCGGAGGCGCTGGCCGCGCCGTACGCGGCCGGGATCGGCGCGGGCGCCACGCTGGTGGGGCTGCTGATGGCGGCGGACCCGGCGGGCAGCGTGCTCGGCGGCGTCGTGTTCGGCAAGTGGATCCCGGAACGCGTGCAGGTCCGCGTGCTGGGGTGGCTGGGGATCGCGGCCGGGCTGCCGCTGGTGGTGTTCGTCTTCCGGCCGGGGCTGGTGCCGGCGGTGGCGCTGCTGGCGGCGTCCGGGCTGCTGGCGACGGGCTACAACATCCAGGGCACGGTGTCGTTCATGCGGCGGGTGCCGGACGAGCACCGCGCGCAGTGCGCGGGCGTCAACTCAGCGGGGCTGATCACCGTGCAGGGGGTCGGCGCGGCCGTGGCGGGCGCGCTGGCCGACGTGCTGAGCCCGGCGCACACCATCGCCGTGGCCGGAGCGGCGGGTGCCGCGGTGGCCGTGCCGATCGCGAGGGCGTGGCGCCGGGTCGGGCTGGAGGAACCATGA